In Carassius auratus strain Wakin chromosome 36, ASM336829v1, whole genome shotgun sequence, the following are encoded in one genomic region:
- the chrna4b gene encoding neuronal acetylcholine receptor subunit alpha-4b, with translation MREAWRVFFLLPVFLRLEYVFSTGPARAHAEERLLQSLFSNYNKLSRPVANISDVVLVHFGLSIAQLIDVDEKNQMMTTNVWVKQEWNDYKLRWNPEEYENVTSIRIPSEIIWRPDIVLYNNADGDFAVTHLTKAQVFYNGWIKWKPPAIYKSSCSIDVTFFPFDQQNCKMKFGSWTYDRAKIDLVSMASDVDQMDYWESGEWVIINAVGTYNIKKYECCTEIYPDITYSFIIRRLPLFYTINLIIPCLLISCLTVLVFYLPSECAEKITLCISVLLSLTVFLLLITEIIPSTSLVIPLIGEYLLFTMIFVTLSIIITVFVLNVHHRSSRTHSMPHWVRQFFLHLVPRYLFMKRPPASGKRNCGKLIEMMHKPMASQSMFLRNNILDISPQSPLPHLDIDVVARLDQIQQDSSPKPLFFCSSPSSQYSILQEETSQTPPVLAFTCAYTNSIFASSTPSFPDTMLGSQLHTIPQEGAECTDCDIQGRSVESVFMEAKESVLGAGSCQHCLTSEGTSLQKLDHDEAGRCSRHNMPSAQISSSNSDGTTDLNAEQPGSNLSQSLLKALEGVQYIADHLRAEDSDFSVREDWKYVAMVIDRIFLWMFVLVCILGTVGLFLPPWLAGMI, from the exons ATGAGAGAAGCGTGGAGGGTCTTCTTTCTTCTGCCCGTCTTTCTGCGGCTGGAGTATG TGTTTTCCACCGGTCCAGCTCGTGCCCATGCGGAAGAAAGACTCCTGCAATCTTTGTTCAGCAACTACAACAAGCTCTCTCGTCCGGTGGCGAACATCTCGGACGTGGTTCTGGTCCACTTTGGCCTGTCCATTGCTCAGCTCATTGACGTG GATGAGAAAAATCAGATGATGACCACAAATGTCTGGGTGAAGCAG GAGTGGAACGATTACAAGCTGCGCTGGAACCCAGAGGAGTATGAGAATGTCACCTCCATCAGGATCCCCTCCGAGATCATCTGGAGACCGGATATTGTGCTCTATAACAA TGCGGACGGAGACTTTGCGGTGACTCACTTGACTAAAGCCCAGGTGTTTTACAATGGCTGGATCAAATGGAAACCTCCTGCCATTTATAAAAGCTCCTGCAGCATAGATGTCACCTTCTTTCCCTTCGACCAGCAAAACTGCAAGATGAAATTTGGCTCATGGACGTACGATCGGGCCAAGATCGACCTGGTCAGCATGGCCAGTGACGTAGACCAGATGGACTACTGGGAAAGCGGAGAGTGGGTCATCATAAACGCTGTTGGCACTTACAACATCAAGAAGTACGAGTGCTGTACGGAAATCTACCCAGATATCACCTACTCCTTCATCATCAGACGTCTTCCTCTGTTCTACACCATCAATCTAATCATCCCCTGCCTGCTTATATCCTGCCTGACCGTGCTGGTCTTCTACCTTCCCTCAGAGTGTGCGGAGAAAATCACGCTGTGCATCTCTGTCCTCCTCTCTCTGACTGTCTTCCTCCTGCTCATCACGGAAATCATCCCCTCAACCTCACTAGTCATCCCGCTTATAGGCGAGTACCTCCTCTTCACCATGATCTTCGTCACCCTGTCTATCATCATCACCGTGTTTGTGCTCAACGTACACCACCGTTCGTCCCGCACACACAGCATGCCACACTGGGTGCGCCAGTTTTTCCTTCACCTGGTGCCCCGTTACTTGTTCATGAAACGTCCTCCCGCCTCAGGTAAGAGGAACTGTGGGAAACTGATTGAGATGATGCACAAGCCAATGGCATCACAGTCCATGTTTCTTCGGAACAACATTCTGGATATTTCTCCGCAAAGCCCGCTCCCTCATTTGGACATTGACGTGGTTGCCCGGCTGGATCAAATTCAGCAGGACTCTTCCCCCAAACCCTTGTTTTTCTGCAGTTCTCCCAGCAGCCAGTATTCCATCCTGCAAGAGGAGACGTCACAGACACCGCCGGTCCTCGCGTTTACATGCGCATACACAAACAGCATCTTCGCCTCAAGCACACCTTCGTTTCCTGATACTATGCTTGGTTCTCAGCTCCACACTATCCCACAGGAGGGAGCCGAGTGTACAGACTGTGATATCCAAGGCCGGAGTGTTGAGAGCGTCTTCATGGAAGCTAAAGAGAGTGTTCTGGGAGCAGGGAGTTGTCAACACTGTCTTACATCTGAAGGGACAAGCCTACAGAAGCTTGATCACGATGAAGCAGGGAGGTGTTCCAGACATAACATGCCCAGCGCTCAGATCTCCAGCTCTAACAGTGACGGCACTACTGATCTGAATGCAGAGCAGCCAGGGAGCAATCTGTCGCAGTCCCTGCTCAAGGCCCTGGAAGGAGTTCAATACATTGCTGACCATCTGAGAGCAGAAGATTCAGACTTTTCG